The following coding sequences lie in one Quadrisphaera setariae genomic window:
- a CDS encoding helix-turn-helix transcriptional regulator: MANTSSRTLRLLSLMQARSRWPGGELADRLGVSARTLRRDVERLRELGYPVDATSGPDGGYRLAAGASLPPLALDDEEAVALALALQGAATGTGDDDASAQPALRALAKVVQVMPPRLRRRVDALRAVTVGGPWGAGDGPDPAVLLVLAQACRDADRLALDYTAADGARTQRRVEPHALVRLGRRWYLLAWDLGRGDWRTLRVDRTGAARAEGGRFRPRDLPGADAVAVVESSIRTAPALHDVRAVLHVPAAVARARLGGWAHVEEGERPDACRLLMSTEDLDWVAFALARARCDVSDVEPAALRSHLAAWASRFAAAAHPSP; the protein is encoded by the coding sequence GTGGCGAACACCTCCTCGCGCACCCTCCGCCTGCTGTCGCTGATGCAGGCCCGGTCCCGCTGGCCCGGCGGTGAGCTGGCCGACCGCCTGGGCGTCTCGGCCCGCACGCTGCGCCGCGACGTCGAGCGGCTGCGCGAGCTCGGCTACCCCGTCGACGCGACCTCAGGACCCGACGGCGGCTACCGGCTGGCCGCCGGCGCCTCGCTGCCGCCGCTGGCCCTCGACGACGAGGAGGCCGTCGCCCTCGCGCTGGCGCTGCAGGGCGCCGCCACCGGCACCGGCGACGACGACGCCAGCGCCCAGCCGGCGCTGCGCGCCCTGGCCAAGGTGGTGCAGGTGATGCCCCCGCGGCTGCGGCGCCGGGTCGACGCGCTGCGCGCCGTGACGGTCGGTGGGCCGTGGGGTGCCGGCGACGGGCCCGACCCGGCGGTGCTGCTCGTGCTCGCGCAGGCCTGCCGGGACGCCGACCGGCTCGCGCTCGACTACACCGCCGCGGACGGCGCCCGCACGCAGCGGCGCGTCGAGCCTCACGCCCTGGTGCGGCTCGGGCGGCGCTGGTACCTGCTCGCGTGGGACCTCGGCCGCGGTGACTGGCGCACGCTGCGCGTGGACAGGACGGGCGCAGCGCGCGCGGAGGGCGGCCGCTTCCGGCCGCGGGACCTCCCCGGGGCCGACGCCGTCGCCGTCGTCGAGAGCAGCATCCGCACGGCGCCGGCGCTCCACGACGTGCGGGCGGTGCTGCACGTGCCCGCCGCCGTGGCCCGGGCGCGCCTCGGCGGGTGGGCGCACGTGGAGGAGGGCGAGCGCCCTGACGCGTGCCGGCTGCTCATGAGCACCGAGGACCTCGACTGGGTGGCGTTCGCCCTGGCCCGCGCGCGCTGCGACGTCAGTGACGTGGAGCCGGCCGCCCTGCGGTCCCACCTGGCCGCCTGGGCGTCCCGCTTCGCCGCCGCCGCTCACCCCTCCCCGTGA
- a CDS encoding GGDEF domain-containing protein has product MPVTDPAWGVRVFGFAGSAVIAVLLGLDLAPRPPDATHLATIVVCLLCALLCARLPKETTRRLAALALPASPVLGCINITIAMRVAESASTAMALSLLYGWFATFCALYGRRWHTVLSLALTGPGLCVGLWEQIGGFRAAVFALSAVAVLSVSTLVLAVVSEQVRRASTTDSLTGAVSRRGLTERAPGFALRHRGRHRGVAVVVLDLDGFKTYNDVHGHAAGDALLVEAVRAWRRVLPAASLLARTGGDEFVALVTTSAVGAAADADLLDDLRRAAPDGVRASAGSAPWPVGTTLESATHEADRAMYLDKGDRRRGAVAAPPAGPPNTPAVVDQEAGRAAHPSPS; this is encoded by the coding sequence GTGCCGGTGACCGACCCCGCGTGGGGAGTGCGCGTCTTTGGCTTCGCCGGTTCCGCGGTCATCGCCGTCCTGCTGGGGCTGGACCTGGCGCCACGACCGCCCGACGCGACGCACCTCGCCACCATCGTCGTGTGCCTGCTGTGCGCCCTGCTGTGCGCCCGGCTGCCGAAGGAGACGACGCGCCGCCTCGCTGCGCTGGCGCTGCCGGCGAGTCCCGTGCTGGGCTGCATCAACATCACCATCGCCATGCGGGTGGCCGAGTCGGCCAGCACAGCGATGGCGCTGTCGCTGCTGTACGGCTGGTTCGCCACCTTCTGCGCCCTCTACGGCCGCCGCTGGCACACGGTGCTGTCGCTGGCGCTGACGGGTCCCGGGCTGTGCGTCGGGCTGTGGGAGCAGATCGGTGGCTTCCGCGCCGCGGTCTTCGCGCTGTCCGCGGTGGCGGTCCTGTCGGTCTCCACCCTGGTGCTCGCGGTGGTCTCCGAGCAGGTGCGGCGCGCCAGCACCACCGACTCGCTCACGGGGGCGGTCTCGCGGCGTGGGCTGACCGAGCGGGCTCCCGGGTTCGCGCTGCGCCACCGCGGGCGTCACCGGGGTGTGGCGGTGGTGGTGCTCGACCTCGACGGCTTCAAGACCTACAACGACGTGCACGGCCACGCCGCCGGTGACGCCCTGCTGGTGGAGGCCGTGCGGGCCTGGCGCCGGGTGCTCCCGGCCGCGTCGCTGCTGGCCCGCACCGGTGGTGACGAGTTCGTCGCGCTGGTCACCACCTCCGCCGTGGGCGCGGCGGCCGACGCCGACCTGCTCGACGACCTGCGCCGCGCCGCCCCCGACGGGGTCCGCGCGAGCGCCGGGTCGGCGCCCTGGCCGGTGGGCACCACGCTGGAGAGCGCCACCCACGAGGCCGACCGCGCCATGTACCTCGACAAGGGCGACCGACGCCGAGGCGCGGTCGCCGCCCCGCCGGCCGGCCCGCCGAACACCCCTGCCGTCGTCGACCAGGAGGCGGGTCGCGCCGCCCACCCCTCCCCCTCG
- a CDS encoding mycothiol transferase, with the protein MFAPGPHTEAEVFAGFIAVQLDAVRAAAFGLTDEQARQRPCRSALSVGGVVKHVTWVMRQRGVERVMDEAGFAAFSDSFALREDETLAGALAAFDEVREAYLADVRATDPGAPMTEPAAPWDGRYEPTPSVQRYALAHAVEEFARHAGHADVLREQLDGATAGPLLMAAEGLPGNAFVQPWAPA; encoded by the coding sequence GTGTTCGCTCCCGGACCCCACACCGAGGCCGAGGTCTTCGCCGGTTTCATCGCCGTGCAGCTCGACGCCGTCCGCGCCGCCGCGTTCGGCCTCACCGACGAGCAGGCCCGGCAGCGGCCGTGCCGCAGCGCGCTGTCGGTGGGCGGCGTGGTCAAGCACGTGACCTGGGTGATGCGGCAGCGCGGTGTCGAGCGGGTCATGGACGAGGCCGGCTTCGCCGCCTTCTCCGACAGCTTCGCGCTCCGCGAGGACGAGACCCTCGCCGGTGCGCTGGCGGCCTTCGACGAGGTGCGCGAGGCCTACCTGGCCGACGTGCGCGCCACAGACCCCGGCGCCCCGATGACCGAGCCGGCCGCTCCCTGGGACGGGCGGTACGAGCCGACCCCGTCGGTGCAGCGGTACGCCCTCGCGCACGCCGTCGAGGAGTTCGCCCGGCACGCCGGGCACGCCGACGTGCTGCGCGAGCAGCTCGACGGCGCGACCGCCGGTCCGCTGCTCATGGCCGCGGAGGGGCTGCCCGGCAACGCCTTCGTGCAGCCGTGGGCGCCCGCGTGA
- a CDS encoding GGDEF domain-containing protein, which produces MTDPSWGLRVLGFATAVLIVVLVGLDGLPQPPDASHAEVMGISLVSAVGFVLLRPSSGRRLAPFLLSLGPVAGCAYVTAVMRLVDSPVTAASLSLLQVLFVIFCALYGRRWHSVLVLGIVGPATFLGLQVHVGAASAATLSLTAVAVMAVSSLILTAVSEQVRLASTTDALTGAASRRGLQERAPGFALRHRGRHRGAAVVVLDLDGFKTYNDVHGHAAGDALLVEAVRAWSRVLPAGSLLARSGGDEFVALVAVSQVGAAAGADLLDELRRAAPDGVRASAGSAPWPVGTALEGAVHEADRAMYLDKGERRRSTDEARATTTAEDAPDRTEVP; this is translated from the coding sequence GTGACCGACCCCTCATGGGGCCTGCGGGTCCTCGGGTTCGCCACCGCCGTCCTCATCGTCGTCCTGGTGGGGCTCGACGGGCTGCCTCAGCCACCCGACGCGTCCCACGCGGAGGTGATGGGCATCAGCCTCGTGTCCGCCGTCGGCTTCGTCCTGCTCCGGCCGAGCAGCGGCCGCCGCCTCGCTCCGTTCCTGCTGTCCCTGGGGCCGGTGGCGGGCTGCGCCTACGTCACGGCGGTCATGCGCCTGGTGGACTCGCCGGTCACCGCGGCGAGCCTGTCGTTGCTGCAGGTGCTCTTCGTGATCTTCTGCGCCCTGTACGGGCGCCGCTGGCACAGCGTGCTGGTGCTGGGGATCGTGGGGCCCGCCACCTTCCTCGGGCTGCAGGTCCACGTCGGCGCCGCCAGCGCGGCCACGCTGTCGCTGACCGCGGTGGCGGTGATGGCGGTCTCGTCCCTCATCCTCACCGCGGTGTCCGAGCAGGTGCGCCTCGCCAGCACCACCGACGCCCTCACCGGCGCGGCCTCGCGCCGCGGGCTGCAGGAGCGGGCCCCCGGGTTCGCGCTGCGCCACCGCGGGCGCCACCGGGGAGCAGCGGTGGTGGTGCTCGACCTGGACGGCTTCAAGACCTACAACGACGTGCACGGCCACGCCGCCGGCGACGCCCTCCTGGTGGAGGCGGTGCGGGCCTGGAGCAGGGTGCTCCCCGCCGGGTCGCTGCTGGCCCGCAGCGGTGGTGATGAGTTCGTCGCGCTGGTCGCCGTCTCGCAGGTGGGCGCGGCCGCCGGTGCCGACCTGCTCGACGAGCTGCGCCGCGCCGCCCCCGACGGGGTGCGCGCCAGCGCCGGGTCAGCACCCTGGCCGGTGGGCACCGCGCTGGAGGGCGCCGTCCACGAGGCCGACCGCGCCATGTACCTCGACAAGGGCGAACGACGCCGCAGCACCGACGAGGCCCGCGCCACCACCACCGCGGAGGACGCTCCCGACCGGACCGAGGTGCCCTGA